The DNA segment CTTATGAGGGTAAAATTCCAGACGATGAATTTGTTGGTAAGATAAGGCGGAGCGTGAACCTGTCGGAAGTTTTGAAGGTGTTAGAAATGAGCAATGTTCATTTTAAAATTGTAGATAAAAAAATAATTGTAACCGATTAATTAAACCTTTCAAAAGATAATTATGGATAGATAAAGACCAGACCTTCACCAATGGCCCCAAAAAAAGGAGAGTGTTTGCGGCACTCTCCAAATAATGGCCAAGTAAAAAAATTTCTAACAGAATTCATTATTCAACCAATACAAAACTATGCAATTAAACTTTAATATTAAGGAACTGCTATGTAGTAAAATATTACCCAATAAACAACCAAATAACTATTTAGGGTTATTTCGAATACCACCGGACACTAAGAACCTAATCATGAGGCTTAATATCATCGTATTATTTTTAACATTATCCTTTTTACAGATAAGTGCTAAAAGCTACTCCCAAAATATTAATCTGACTGGGCAGAACATTCCTCTGGAAAAAGTCTTTGCCAGCATCGAACAGCAAAGTGGCTACTTCTTTTTTTATAACTATAAAGAGCTAAAAGATGCCAGACCTGTAACCGTCGGCCTGAAAAATGTGCCGCTAAATGAGGCTTTAAAAAAAATACTACAGGGGCAGCCATATACTTATGCAATTGCTGTGAGTAACAAATCAATTGTGGTAAAAAAGGTATCCCAGCCTGTAAATGCAACATTGCCGGTTGAATCGGTGATCATACAGGGTAAGGTAATTGACGAAAAGGGCCTGACATTACCTGGCGTTAGTGTTAAGCTTAAGGGTACGGCAATAGTAGCAATAACAGACAAAGACGGGAAATACAGCATCCGCGTACCGGAGGCTAAAGGAATTTTGATCTTTAGCTCAGTCGGATATGCCACATTTGAAGTCGAAATTAAAGATCAGAAGCCCATAATTGTAACCATGACTGAGCAGGCATCAGACTTACGGCAGGTAGTAGTAATTGGCTATGGGGCGGTTAAAAAAAGTGATCTTACCGGAGCAGTATCTGTGGTAAAAATGAAAGATATTGAAAATGTACCTGTAATCCGTGTCGACCAGATGTTACAGGGCAGAATTGCGGGTGCAGAAATTGTGAGCACTACCGGCGAACCTGGTGCTGGTACTTCTATACGTATACGGGGAACCCGCTCTATTTCGGCAACCAACGAGCCCTTATATGTCGTAGATGGTGTGCTCGATGCGATAAATAGCCTGAATGACTTGAACCCAAGTGATATTGCATCTATACAGGTACTTAAAGACGCATCATCTACAGCGATCTATGGCTCCAGAGGAAGTAACGGTGTTATTGTTATCACTACAAAGATGGGGGTGAATGGTAAAACCAGCTTTATTTATCATGCAGATTATGGTAGAGCACAATTGCCCCGTTTCCTGGACCTGATGAATGCTGAGGAATTTGCAAATCTGCAAAACGATCGTTTTTTCTTTTCTCTTGGGGTCAACCAAAGTAAGCCACTTGAAGAATACCCTTATAAGAATCCTATTGGCCTGGGCGAAGGTACCAATTGGACAAAAGTAATTTCACGTTCAGCACCGTACCTCAACCATACTTTTTCTGCATCAGGAGGCGATAAATCAACCAGTTATTATTTCTCTGCCAATTATAACAATACGCAGGGAATTATCATAAATAGCGGATTGAAACGCTATCAGGCCCGGCTGAACCTTGATAAAACGATCAATAAATATGTAAAATCCGGTCTCAGGCTCAACTACGCTTATCTGGACCAGAATGTAAACAAGGCCGATATCGGTACAAGTACCCTGTGGTACAAATCCACTGTATTTTTATCACCTACCATAGCTGCATATAAAGCCGATGGCAGTCTGAACGACTTTAATACACAATGGTATACAGGCACGCTGTTTGACTCGCCTTTGGCCAATTCGCTGCTTCAGGAAAAATTTCAGCTAAGAAAAACCCTTTCTTCGTCGTTGTTTGTAGAAGTGAGTCCTGTTAAATCTTTGAAAATCAGGAGTTCGTTGTCGTTTTATGATTTCAATAGATTTGACAATACCTTTTATCCCTCAACGCTCCCTA comes from the Pedobacter heparinus DSM 2366 genome and includes:
- a CDS encoding TonB-dependent receptor, which produces MRLNIIVLFLTLSFLQISAKSYSQNINLTGQNIPLEKVFASIEQQSGYFFFYNYKELKDARPVTVGLKNVPLNEALKKILQGQPYTYAIAVSNKSIVVKKVSQPVNATLPVESVIIQGKVIDEKGLTLPGVSVKLKGTAIVAITDKDGKYSIRVPEAKGILIFSSVGYATFEVEIKDQKPIIVTMTEQASDLRQVVVIGYGAVKKSDLTGAVSVVKMKDIENVPVIRVDQMLQGRIAGAEIVSTTGEPGAGTSIRIRGTRSISATNEPLYVVDGVLDAINSLNDLNPSDIASIQVLKDASSTAIYGSRGSNGVIVITTKMGVNGKTSFIYHADYGRAQLPRFLDLMNAEEFANLQNDRFFFSLGVNQSKPLEEYPYKNPIGLGEGTNWTKVISRSAPYLNHTFSASGGDKSTSYYFSANYNNTQGIIINSGLKRYQARLNLDKTINKYVKSGLRLNYAYLDQNVNKADIGTSTLWYKSTVFLSPTIAAYKADGSLNDFNTQWYTGTLFDSPLANSLLQEKFQLRKTLSSSLFVEVSPVKSLKIRSSLSFYDFNRFDNTFYPSTLPTRMSKNSGAYAYKFSTEDNNILNENTISYNKVWNKHHLDALYGITFQSYWTSSFSASGDGYFIDDIGTNDLGAVPSKETLAVGSGLSRQKKVSNLARINYNYDGRYFLTVTARADASSNFASNHKWGYFPSAAFKWNILKEGFMKGVKHIDELGLRISAGISGNDAISRYQSLSQLNSSSGGYIFDGVTPVSYFPIRISNEGLTWEKTASYDIGLDLSVLKNRLSLTFDAYTSKTTDLLLTVQLPTQVGYVSRLTNIGQTSNKGAELTIESKNIVKKNFTWSTTLTFAHNSQMVDDIGGLDRIIAYANPFGAQYMMYGYEKGRPLNALWGMQYGGVWKSQAEIDQNKIDKKYASSAVNFYSPGRQRYIDQNNDGLLDNSDLIYLGDSDPKLYGGIQNTFNIHGFNLGIYLNYSIGGKIYNPTELFMGTGTYLTNQFKYMVNAWHPIRNPTSDYPRADSKDDIPNDRFLHDASFLRLKNVSLGYTFNLLKLTNNNIKSLSLTASGNNLYLLKYYNGYDPEVSTQSGGSTIRRMDNGAYPNSRTVTFSAEIKF